In Halomarina litorea, a single window of DNA contains:
- a CDS encoding DUF362 domain-containing protein yields the protein MTEDFVAGRRCDTTTPAIGAAVTELVEECSPDLGGRVLVLPDAHYPFHPSTGAVTNPDTVEMLVETLTSRGADVTLCLPETPWVDGTDCTTYLGYDAIVDRTGVETLALGDAPTVERRVHIDDRTVDVEVPEALEADPLVVVPTLRTDPDRSLVATLVTTAMGAYGVSEADLTPDEVVAATAVCDPAFTLLDGTYTYTGAPHRSRFLVAGTDAPAVDRAAATLVGKTPADIPYLAPFGLGREPVDGFDLEELAASLPNEEPAPDMSDSGGPAAMGYRLYARVTGDLVPPQFMGEEDG from the coding sequence ATGACGGAGGACTTCGTCGCCGGGCGGCGCTGTGACACCACCACCCCGGCCATCGGCGCGGCCGTGACGGAACTGGTCGAGGAGTGCTCCCCCGACCTCGGCGGGCGCGTCCTCGTCCTCCCGGACGCCCACTACCCCTTCCACCCCTCGACGGGCGCAGTCACGAATCCCGACACCGTCGAGATGCTCGTGGAGACACTGACGAGTCGCGGCGCGGACGTCACGCTCTGTCTGCCCGAGACGCCGTGGGTCGACGGGACCGACTGCACGACGTACCTCGGCTACGACGCCATCGTGGACCGCACCGGCGTCGAGACGCTCGCCCTCGGCGACGCGCCGACCGTCGAGCGCCGGGTCCACATCGACGATCGGACCGTCGACGTGGAGGTGCCGGAGGCCCTCGAAGCCGACCCGCTGGTCGTCGTCCCCACGCTCAGAACGGACCCCGACCGCTCACTGGTCGCCACGCTCGTGACGACGGCGATGGGCGCGTACGGGGTGAGCGAGGCGGACCTCACGCCCGACGAGGTCGTGGCCGCGACGGCCGTCTGCGACCCCGCGTTCACCCTGCTCGACGGCACGTACACCTACACGGGCGCGCCGCATCGCTCGCGGTTCCTCGTCGCCGGGACGGACGCCCCCGCCGTGGACCGGGCGGCCGCCACGCTGGTCGGGAAGACGCCCGCCGACATCCCCTATCTCGCGCCGTTCGGGCTCGGGCGCGAACCGGTCGACGGATTCGACCTGGAGGAACTCGCCGCCTCCCTGCCCAACGAGGAACCGGCCCCCGACATGAGCGACTCCGGGGGACCGGCCGCGATGGGCTACCGTCTCTACGCCCGCGTCACGGGTGACCTCGTCCCGCCGCAGTTCATGGGTGAGGAGGATGGCTGA
- a CDS encoding NAD-dependent epimerase/dehydratase family protein, with protein sequence MAEDRALVTGATGFLGSHLCERLAADGWSVTATKRASSDTSALDDVDVEWVEADTLDERAVREAVSGHDRVFHLAGIGLQSADAETVERVNREGTRNLLEAAHEEGVDRVVFTSTAGTRRKAGGIATEADVADPIGAYQRGKAAAEDLCDEYGERGLDVVTVHPTSIFGPRDENFTGRFLTMASDPKLAVHPPGGASFVGVEDAVSGTIAAMERGGAGEHYLLAGENLRFGEALDVIAREIDGHAPLAEVPPQIIRMAGPVVGQVNARLGTRMFPFDAEMARLSTQELFYSPRKAQRELGYSYRPLRELVAPAWEWFKSAEGR encoded by the coding sequence ATGGCTGAGGACCGCGCGCTCGTCACGGGCGCGACGGGCTTTCTCGGGTCACACCTGTGTGAACGGCTCGCCGCCGACGGCTGGTCGGTGACGGCGACGAAGCGGGCCAGTTCCGACACGAGCGCCCTCGACGACGTCGACGTCGAGTGGGTCGAGGCCGACACGCTGGACGAACGCGCGGTACGCGAGGCCGTCTCGGGCCACGACCGGGTGTTCCACCTCGCGGGCATCGGCCTCCAGTCCGCCGACGCGGAGACCGTCGAACGCGTCAATCGGGAGGGGACGCGGAACCTGCTCGAAGCCGCCCACGAGGAGGGCGTCGACCGCGTCGTCTTCACGAGCACGGCGGGCACCCGCCGGAAGGCGGGCGGCATCGCCACCGAGGCGGACGTAGCCGACCCCATCGGGGCCTACCAGCGCGGCAAGGCCGCCGCCGAGGACCTGTGCGACGAGTACGGCGAGCGGGGTCTCGACGTCGTCACCGTCCACCCCACCTCCATCTTCGGCCCGCGCGACGAGAACTTCACCGGGCGCTTCCTCACGATGGCCAGCGATCCGAAACTCGCCGTCCACCCGCCCGGGGGGGCGAGTTTCGTCGGCGTCGAGGACGCCGTCTCGGGGACCATCGCCGCCATGGAACGCGGCGGGGCCGGCGAGCACTACCTGCTGGCCGGCGAGAACCTGCGCTTCGGCGAGGCGCTCGACGTCATCGCCCGCGAGATAGACGGGCACGCGCCGCTCGCGGAGGTGCCGCCACAGATAATCCGCATGGCCGGACCGGTCGTCGGGCAGGTCAACGCCCGCCTCGGGACGCGCATGTTCCCGTTCGACGCGGAGATGGCCCGCCTCTCGACGCAGGAACTGTTCTACAGCCCGCGAAAGGCACAGCGGGAGCTGGGGTACAGCTACCGACCGCTCCGTGAACTCGTCGCTCCGGCGTGGGAGTGGTTCAAAAGCGCCGAAGGTCGGTAG
- a CDS encoding ArsR/SmtB family transcription factor yields MTDEHTESGAAVLDHLGDDVSRAILSACAVDARSVGELADRCGVSEATIYRRLNRLMSAGLLDEHTRIDSKAVSGGKEYTTAVEHIDVSLGPDGIEVRTDDPPTDDDGVPTFTVVESDGEGDPVVDLQLRLPENLFSEFLTVWAELNRRAGTEVAPETDGEHLVDSLNAN; encoded by the coding sequence ATGACCGACGAGCACACCGAATCCGGAGCGGCGGTCCTCGACCACCTCGGGGACGACGTCTCGCGGGCGATTCTGTCCGCCTGCGCCGTCGACGCCCGGAGCGTCGGTGAACTGGCCGACCGCTGTGGCGTCTCCGAGGCGACCATCTACCGCCGACTCAACCGACTGATGAGCGCCGGCCTCCTCGACGAACACACCCGTATCGACTCGAAGGCCGTCTCCGGCGGCAAGGAGTACACTACCGCCGTCGAACACATCGACGTGTCCCTCGGCCCCGACGGCATCGAGGTCCGGACGGACGACCCGCCAACCGACGACGACGGCGTCCCCACGTTCACCGTCGTCGAGTCCGACGGCGAGGGCGACCCGGTCGTCGACCTCCAGTTGCGCCTCCCGGAGAACCTCTTTAGCGAGTTCCTCACCGTCTGGGCCGAGTTGAACCGCCGGGCTGGGACCGAGGTGGCCCCAGAGACAGACGGCGAGCACCTCGTCGACTCGCTGAACGCGAACTGA